From Granulicella cerasi, a single genomic window includes:
- a CDS encoding AraC family transcriptional regulator, whose product MRHAARVILNRERSSTAISGRCLQGLADAIASHTPSTGETLTVDPAMSLFCKTAPDECHRVSYEPSVSVFAQGNKRINLGGTIYHCDPGSFLLASIDVPVESQVVTATPKKPVLAMMLRLNMQIVREVISEADLAGPEIRMRGTGLGIGQANDCLLDICRRMVTLLDRPNDVRYLSSLLHREFVYELLKTPQSSRLRAIATSGDLSRQTAKAIAWLKSNYEKPLRMQDLARIADMGVSTLHHQFRALTSMTPLQYQKQLRLHAAKQQMLVEGIDATTAAFGVGYTTVSQFNREYSRHFGRPPIRDIQALRASA is encoded by the coding sequence ATGCGACATGCCGCAAGGGTCATATTGAATCGTGAACGTTCATCAACGGCTATCAGCGGGCGCTGTCTGCAGGGGCTAGCAGACGCAATTGCGTCGCACACTCCTTCAACAGGCGAGACTCTCACTGTCGATCCAGCAATGAGCCTCTTTTGTAAGACCGCTCCGGACGAATGCCATCGTGTGTCCTATGAACCAAGTGTGAGTGTCTTTGCTCAGGGCAATAAGCGAATCAATCTGGGAGGCACCATCTATCACTGTGATCCTGGATCGTTCTTATTGGCATCTATCGATGTTCCCGTCGAAAGCCAGGTTGTGACCGCAACACCTAAGAAACCTGTTCTGGCAATGATGCTTCGCTTGAATATGCAAATCGTTCGCGAGGTCATCAGTGAGGCTGATCTGGCCGGCCCTGAGATCCGTATGAGAGGGACCGGATTGGGAATCGGGCAAGCGAACGATTGTCTGCTCGATATATGCCGCCGGATGGTGACGCTACTCGACAGGCCGAATGATGTTCGCTACCTGAGCAGCTTGCTCCATCGCGAGTTTGTCTACGAGCTTCTAAAGACACCGCAGAGTAGCCGTCTGAGAGCGATAGCGACCTCGGGCGATCTCAGTCGGCAGACGGCGAAAGCAATCGCTTGGCTAAAGAGCAATTATGAGAAACCGCTCCGAATGCAGGATTTGGCTCGGATCGCAGACATGGGCGTCTCCACCCTGCATCATCAATTTCGCGCACTCACGTCCATGACTCCTCTGCAGTACCAGAAGCAACTTCGATTGCACGCAGCTAAGCAGCAGATGCTCGTAGAGGGAATCGACGCGACCACGGCAGCGTTTGGCGTCGGCTACACAACTGTCAGTCAATTCAACAGAGAATACAGTCGGCACTTCGGTCGACCGCCCATCCGAGATATCCAAGCTCTCCGAGCTTCTGCATGA
- a CDS encoding MFS transporter, producing the protein MRKESDILLQSSREPSIIPASNKPNWAGVASLFVGVFGLVASEFAPAGLLTPMATDLGITQGMAGQAISANAIIGLVVSLLISVMLRSLDRKLAVILFPFCLPCPT; encoded by the coding sequence ATGCGTAAGGAAAGTGACATTCTGCTTCAATCGTCGCGTGAGCCAAGCATCATTCCTGCAAGCAACAAACCCAACTGGGCAGGAGTTGCTTCGCTTTTCGTTGGTGTCTTCGGCCTGGTCGCCTCGGAGTTTGCGCCCGCTGGGCTTCTGACACCGATGGCGACCGATCTTGGCATTACGCAAGGGATGGCCGGTCAGGCGATCTCCGCAAATGCCATCATCGGTCTGGTTGTGAGTCTGCTGATCTCCGTCATGCTCCGCAGCCTTGACCGTAAGCTTGCGGTGATACTTTTTCCGTTCTGCTTACCTTGTCCAACCTGA